The Hahella sp. HNIBRBA332 genome window below encodes:
- a CDS encoding DUF3368 domain-containing protein has translation MQFLISDANILIDIEVGDLAAPMFSLGYKFLVPDILYYEELEEQHAHLLDLGLQIRSLSEQGVRRMETLAQRYARPGRNDLFALALAEAEKCPLLTGDAALRQAAETEQIDVKGTIWLILEMVREERITVAVARAALDRMRSSGRRLPWDVAEELLSELEANSQSDN, from the coding sequence ATGCAGTTTTTAATTAGCGACGCCAACATCTTGATTGACATTGAGGTTGGCGACCTAGCTGCGCCAATGTTTAGTCTTGGCTACAAATTCCTCGTCCCTGACATTCTCTATTACGAGGAGTTGGAGGAACAGCATGCCCATTTGCTAGACCTAGGACTACAAATTCGTTCGTTATCGGAACAAGGGGTCAGACGAATGGAGACGCTGGCCCAAAGGTATGCAAGACCAGGGCGTAATGACTTGTTCGCACTAGCCTTGGCCGAAGCCGAGAAGTGTCCACTATTAACTGGCGACGCCGCATTGAGGCAGGCGGCAGAAACAGAGCAAATCGACGTCAAAGGCACGATTTGGCTTATTCTAGAAATGGTTCGCGAAGAGCGTATCACTGTGGCTGTAGCCAGAGCGGCGCTAGACAGAATGCGCAGCTCTGGCCGGCGATTGCCGTGGGATGTGGCGGAAGAACTCCTGTCAGAACTCGAAGCCAATTCACAAAGCGACAACTAA
- a CDS encoding IS630 family transposase, whose protein sequence is MIIEDARSLPAAAQEEKRKQAVRLRKQGYSYQEIADKVGVHNLTVGKWIRAYEAQGVSGIKSKPRGREPGSGQRLTPSQENRIRCLIVDKSPDQLKLEYALWTRKAVQQLIAQETGEHLAIRTVGSYLTAWGFTPQKPVKKAYEQNPSQVEKWLKEEYPVISGRAKAEGAEIYWGDETGLRSDAQHGRGYAPKGKTPVIRLNAKRESVNMISAISNQGKVRFQIYDGSMDADRLIGFMKRLIQDAQRKVFLILDNLRVHHAKVVKAWLEENEDRIEVFYLPAYSPELNPDEYLNCDLKAGVHSGKPARKKGDLKKKVRSHMCMLQKKPSRVKKYFNHPSIKYAA, encoded by the coding sequence ATGATTATAGAAGACGCTCGCTCATTACCTGCCGCAGCGCAGGAAGAAAAAAGAAAACAGGCCGTGCGACTGCGCAAGCAGGGGTATAGCTATCAGGAAATAGCCGATAAGGTCGGTGTCCATAACCTGACGGTGGGAAAGTGGATCAGAGCTTATGAAGCGCAAGGGGTTAGCGGGATTAAATCCAAGCCCCGCGGACGAGAGCCCGGCTCGGGACAGCGATTGACGCCAAGCCAGGAGAACCGAATCAGATGTTTGATTGTCGATAAAAGCCCGGACCAGCTCAAGCTGGAGTATGCGCTCTGGACCCGTAAGGCGGTGCAACAGCTTATTGCGCAGGAGACGGGAGAGCACTTGGCGATCCGAACGGTTGGCAGTTATCTGACCGCCTGGGGTTTCACGCCGCAGAAGCCGGTGAAGAAAGCGTATGAGCAAAACCCGTCTCAAGTCGAGAAGTGGCTGAAGGAGGAATATCCGGTCATCAGTGGACGAGCGAAGGCGGAAGGGGCGGAGATCTATTGGGGCGATGAGACAGGGCTTCGAAGCGACGCTCAACATGGGCGGGGCTATGCGCCGAAAGGGAAAACGCCGGTGATTCGCCTGAACGCCAAGCGTGAGTCGGTCAACATGATCTCGGCGATCAGCAACCAGGGCAAAGTGCGGTTTCAAATCTATGACGGCTCAATGGACGCAGACCGGTTGATAGGGTTCATGAAGCGGCTGATCCAAGACGCCCAACGGAAGGTCTTCCTGATACTGGACAATTTGAGAGTCCATCACGCCAAGGTTGTGAAGGCCTGGCTTGAGGAGAATGAGGATCGTATAGAAGTGTTCTATTTACCCGCCTATTCCCCGGAATTGAACCCGGACGAATACTTGAATTGTGATTTAAAAGCGGGAGTTCACAGTGGTAAGCCGGCACGAAAGAAAGGGGATCTCAAAAAGAAAGTTCGATCCCATATGTGTATGTTGCAAAAGAAGCCTTCGAGGGTGAAAAAATACTTTAACCACCCAAGCATCAAATATGCGGCATAG
- a CDS encoding DUF262 domain-containing protein, producing the protein MAKVYLDHLIPRDNFRYVDKNRQGLMEDTYKQSDIRLSDIAVDWFTRLRKPDFQRETNSWSPEGCVALLKSILNGDVVPGIIVWKSNESTLIYVIDGAHRLSVLRAWMLDDWGDKNIAYYNELHKAEIVSAAEQVRQIVNSEVGSYEDFKSFHQQLRHLVNESKAPRKEMSSWAFQRANFYSSITDGLTLVTQWVKGTYQEAERSFLQINRSGERLGSFEQMLIEHRNGPYGRVVSSIVSSGRSGHFWPEGEIEEELNIYVDEFPKYAESIHNILFRPPYNGEILDFNQPLVISKPSDRYEDGLELVALISENLLLSTDELKLELLSKHCTSGTRTIITQANEIFRVVLDRLSQLIGENTNPKSLGIVPLIYTYNHQGVYSRNLLYAFVYWLFSGTDQEIRDRKILYSSVRERFERILTTFKSQITSVASRKGGTFKSTKDISQTLNTTLTILVGNRDKSYPAVSELIKKEFDFTPPKSDAHPGRTIRKSQKNKVNINSLVESSVRCAICGGLIDLRQGKQYDHHFEKYSKVKITESANMKPTHPFCNNMRDKIEALQKSNSSAKLPKFVPGEAPQHTNQRQLTLF; encoded by the coding sequence ATGGCCAAAGTTTACTTAGATCATTTGATACCGCGAGACAATTTCAGGTATGTTGACAAGAATAGACAGGGGCTTATGGAGGATACCTATAAGCAATCGGACATCCGACTCAGTGATATCGCTGTCGATTGGTTCACAAGATTACGAAAGCCCGACTTCCAGCGAGAAACGAACTCTTGGTCCCCAGAGGGATGCGTCGCGTTACTCAAGTCAATACTCAATGGGGATGTTGTTCCAGGAATTATTGTCTGGAAGAGTAATGAGTCAACCTTGATCTATGTAATAGATGGCGCGCACAGACTGTCAGTTTTAAGGGCATGGATGCTTGATGACTGGGGGGACAAAAACATCGCGTATTACAATGAGCTACACAAAGCTGAAATTGTGTCTGCCGCAGAACAAGTCCGACAGATTGTAAACTCGGAAGTTGGATCATATGAAGACTTCAAATCTTTTCACCAACAGCTTCGACATTTGGTTAATGAGTCAAAAGCTCCCAGGAAGGAGATGTCTTCTTGGGCATTTCAACGAGCGAATTTTTACTCAAGCATCACTGATGGTTTAACTTTGGTGACCCAATGGGTCAAAGGGACATATCAAGAAGCGGAACGCTCATTCTTACAAATAAATAGAAGCGGTGAAAGGCTAGGTTCTTTTGAGCAAATGTTGATTGAGCATAGAAATGGCCCATATGGCAGAGTCGTTTCCAGTATAGTTAGCTCAGGACGGTCGGGCCACTTCTGGCCTGAGGGTGAAATAGAAGAGGAGCTTAACATTTATGTTGACGAATTTCCAAAGTATGCCGAGTCGATACATAATATTTTATTTCGCCCCCCTTACAATGGTGAAATATTAGACTTTAACCAGCCTTTGGTTATATCAAAACCAAGCGATAGATATGAAGACGGGCTTGAACTCGTAGCTCTAATATCTGAAAACTTATTACTATCCACAGATGAGTTAAAGTTGGAGTTACTCTCGAAGCATTGTACATCTGGAACACGAACAATAATAACACAGGCGAATGAGATTTTTCGCGTGGTACTCGACAGACTGTCACAGCTTATTGGAGAAAACACTAACCCGAAGTCTTTGGGCATAGTGCCTCTTATATACACCTACAACCATCAAGGCGTATATTCTAGAAACTTATTATATGCATTTGTGTACTGGTTATTCTCTGGAACTGACCAAGAGATCCGTGATAGGAAGATATTGTATAGCAGCGTGAGAGAACGATTTGAACGAATACTAACGACATTCAAATCTCAAATCACTAGCGTCGCATCCAGAAAAGGGGGAACGTTCAAATCAACAAAAGATATCTCCCAAACTCTAAACACCACTTTAACAATTTTAGTGGGAAACAGAGATAAATCATATCCGGCGGTCAGTGAGCTTATAAAGAAAGAGTTTGATTTTACACCTCCGAAGTCTGACGCCCATCCAGGCAGAACTATTCGAAAGTCTCAAAAAAATAAAGTTAATATAAACAGTTTAGTTGAAAGCTCTGTAAGGTGTGCGATTTGTGGGGGATTAATAGACCTTCGCCAAGGTAAGCAGTATGACCATCATTTTGAAAAATACTCAAAAGTTAAAATAACAGAATCTGCTAATATGAAGCCCACTCATCCGTTTTGCAATAATATGCGGGATAAAATCGAGGCATTACAAAAAAGCAACTCAAGTGCTAAGTTGCCAAAATTTGTGCCAGGAGAGGCTCCCCAACATACAAACCAACGTCAGCTTACTTTGTTTTAA
- a CDS encoding Eco29kI family restriction endonuclease, giving the protein MSVNAHEHMFHSTKIAQLVREAMTFLQRTPLYDLPPNSNFLGAGVYTLYYQGSHSSYQLERERGAPLYVGKAVPTGWRTGAESSVTEPKLKKRLSSHARSIKQASNLDLSDFKCRFMIMSGESSSLISVVESHLIREWRPVWNTTIFGFGNNDPGKGRYEQAKSDWDRLHPGRPWAENLGGE; this is encoded by the coding sequence ATGTCGGTAAATGCCCACGAGCATATGTTCCATTCAACGAAAATAGCACAGCTGGTCAGGGAGGCGATGACATTCCTGCAAAGAACTCCCCTGTACGATCTACCGCCAAACTCGAACTTTCTAGGCGCCGGGGTATACACCCTTTATTATCAAGGCTCCCACTCCAGCTACCAGTTGGAGCGCGAAAGAGGCGCGCCTCTTTATGTGGGGAAAGCCGTTCCGACCGGTTGGAGAACAGGAGCCGAATCAAGCGTCACTGAGCCCAAATTGAAAAAGAGGCTGAGTTCGCACGCGAGAAGCATCAAGCAGGCTTCGAACTTGGACCTTTCGGATTTCAAATGCCGCTTCATGATCATGTCCGGAGAATCGTCCTCGTTGATTTCCGTGGTCGAGTCCCATTTGATAAGGGAGTGGCGCCCAGTTTGGAACACCACGATATTTGGATTCGGAAACAACGATCCGGGGAAGGGAAGGTATGAGCAGGCCAAGTCAGATTGGGATCGGCTTCACCCAGGGCGACCCTGGGCTGAAAATCTTGGCGGAGAGTAG
- a CDS encoding very short patch repair endonuclease, with protein MVDSVTPSRRSEIMGRVRSKDTSPEMAVRKMVHSLGYRYRLHRKDLPGRPDLVFPGRGKIIFVHGCFWHRHPGCSLARVPKSRVDFWEAKLNANRERDLQTLKKLEEMGWSCLVIWECEIRESGLRERIKEFLG; from the coding sequence ATGGTGGACTCGGTCACGCCGTCTCGGCGATCTGAAATCATGGGCAGGGTCAGGTCAAAGGATACCTCTCCGGAGATGGCCGTGAGAAAGATGGTCCACTCCCTAGGGTATAGATATCGCCTCCACCGGAAGGACCTTCCCGGACGTCCGGACCTCGTTTTTCCGGGGCGCGGAAAAATAATCTTTGTCCATGGGTGCTTTTGGCATCGTCATCCTGGATGTTCGCTAGCCCGAGTTCCCAAATCGCGAGTTGATTTTTGGGAGGCTAAACTCAATGCGAACCGGGAGCGGGATCTTCAGACGTTGAAAAAGCTTGAAGAGATGGGCTGGTCTTGTCTGGTGATATGGGAGTGCGAAATAAGGGAAAGTGGTTTAAGGGAACGAATAAAAGAATTTTTGGGGTAG
- a CDS encoding DNA cytosine methyltransferase yields the protein MSSIELFAGAGGLAIGMSQAGFKHSAIVEWNADACETVRLNMAKGVDVVANWPQPYQGDAREFDYGCLGDDVVVVSGGPPCQPFSLGGKHQGFLDDRDMFPEAVRAVRELKPKAFIFENVKGLLRQNFAEYFEYVILQLTYPELVRKRNEKWVDHLSRLERRHTSGRRARGVTYNVVFRLLNAANYGVPQKRERVFIVGFRSDLGIEWNFPDETHSEEALLVSKWITGDYWERHGIAIADRPEMPARLAARIDKLRRRGLFEENHQPWVTVRDAICDLPDPEEFPVNNIPNHSHNPGARSYPGHTGSPWDEPAKTLKAGDHGVPGGENMLARYDGTVRYFTVREAARLQTFPDHYLFNGSWTETMRQLGNAVPVKLAETVAASVAAALREHI from the coding sequence ATGAGTTCAATAGAGCTATTCGCAGGCGCGGGTGGTTTAGCCATAGGTATGAGTCAAGCGGGCTTCAAACATTCGGCTATCGTCGAATGGAATGCGGACGCCTGTGAAACCGTCAGGCTCAATATGGCGAAGGGTGTGGATGTCGTGGCGAACTGGCCACAGCCATACCAGGGCGATGCGCGGGAGTTCGACTATGGCTGTTTGGGCGATGATGTCGTGGTTGTCTCGGGAGGTCCGCCCTGTCAACCATTCTCTTTGGGAGGCAAGCACCAAGGCTTTCTCGACGATAGAGACATGTTTCCCGAGGCGGTGCGGGCGGTCAGGGAGTTGAAGCCAAAGGCATTCATCTTCGAGAACGTGAAAGGATTGCTTCGGCAAAACTTCGCCGAATATTTCGAGTATGTGATCCTTCAATTGACCTACCCAGAGCTTGTGCGCAAGAGGAACGAGAAGTGGGTCGATCACCTGTCTCGACTTGAACGGCGACACACCTCGGGTCGTCGGGCCCGCGGCGTAACCTACAATGTTGTATTCCGTTTACTGAATGCCGCGAATTATGGCGTACCGCAGAAGAGGGAACGTGTCTTCATCGTGGGATTCCGTTCCGATCTTGGCATAGAGTGGAACTTTCCTGACGAAACCCACTCGGAGGAAGCCCTGTTGGTTTCGAAGTGGATAACGGGGGATTATTGGGAAAGGCATGGAATTGCCATTGCCGATCGTCCAGAAATGCCCGCGCGCCTCGCAGCCCGAATCGACAAACTCAGACGACGCGGCCTATTCGAGGAAAACCATCAGCCTTGGGTGACAGTGAGGGATGCGATATGCGACCTTCCCGACCCTGAAGAATTTCCCGTCAACAACATACCCAACCATTCCCATAACCCTGGCGCGCGATCCTATCCCGGTCATACTGGAAGTCCGTGGGACGAGCCGGCCAAAACATTGAAGGCTGGAGATCACGGCGTGCCGGGAGGAGAAAACATGCTGGCGCGGTACGACGGAACGGTGCGTTACTTCACGGTCAGGGAGGCGGCCAGGCTACAAACCTTCCCCGATCACTACCTGTTCAATGGCTCGTGGACGGAGACGATGCGCCAGTTGGGTAACGCGGTTCCGGTCAAACTGGCCGAGACCGTCGCCGCTTCCGTGGCGGCGGCCCTGCGAGAACACATCTAA
- a CDS encoding Eco29kI family restriction endonuclease gives MPPKKSKSTLSHPLFNWVEQLDELTNALSAEGADNLKDHQLRKVRKSLFDITGRITETIGRIDPVRQPNSVFDPSAPDVMGRMVAMALLSQPRMRLEDKARFYGSGVYALYYRGEFEPYAPISRKDHPIYVGKADPDLANARSPIEQGEKLDRRLKEHFKSISKASNLSVDDFECRFLVVVSGWQEAAERYLISLYKPVWNKETKICYGIGKHGDSASTRGNKRSPWDTLHSGRSWAGETIHDQLSEEDIRNLLATHFAQYPPYDTREEAMDRFLEDMCQH, from the coding sequence ATGCCCCCGAAGAAGAGTAAATCAACGCTCTCCCACCCCTTGTTCAACTGGGTGGAGCAATTGGATGAATTAACGAACGCACTTTCCGCCGAGGGCGCGGACAATTTAAAGGATCACCAACTACGCAAGGTCAGAAAGTCGCTCTTTGATATTACGGGGCGAATTACGGAGACCATTGGACGCATCGATCCGGTTAGACAGCCCAATTCGGTTTTTGACCCCAGCGCTCCGGATGTCATGGGGCGCATGGTGGCCATGGCTTTGTTGTCCCAACCGAGGATGAGATTGGAGGATAAGGCCCGCTTTTATGGTTCTGGAGTCTATGCGCTATATTATCGAGGAGAATTTGAGCCTTACGCCCCCATATCGAGGAAGGATCACCCCATTTATGTTGGTAAGGCCGATCCGGATTTGGCGAACGCGCGTTCGCCAATCGAGCAGGGAGAGAAGCTGGACCGGAGGTTGAAGGAGCACTTCAAAAGCATTTCCAAAGCCAGTAACTTGTCCGTGGATGATTTCGAATGTCGATTCCTTGTGGTGGTGAGCGGATGGCAGGAGGCTGCGGAGCGATATCTGATATCGCTTTACAAACCTGTATGGAACAAGGAAACGAAAATCTGCTATGGGATAGGCAAACACGGAGACTCGGCGAGCACTCGAGGCAACAAGCGCTCGCCGTGGGACACGCTTCACTCGGGAAGGTCGTGGGCGGGGGAGACAATCCACGATCAATTATCGGAAGAGGATATTAGAAACCTATTGGCCACTCATTTCGCGCAATACCCACCCTATGACACGCGAGAGGAAGCGATGGACCGCTTCCTTGAGGATATGTGCCAGCATTGA
- a CDS encoding peptidoglycan-binding protein — MIDPLTSKWLPRDLKRELQAIDNGTFISIYHGKGPRSRLVQEWLNLAGHHIAIDSDFGQATELAVRAFRAQNNLSTGNNTVDGKVDSDLFRILIEPMLSVLQPLPPINGSLGSMVVEYANNHLQRHPVEVGGQNRGPWVRLYMNGKEGYNWPWCAGFVTFILRQACDTLRISMPIKGSFSCDSLAAQAQAKGLFVSEAKRSFSNLSDVAIFLNRRTSTDWIHTGFVTRFSDGTFDTIEGNTNDEGSREGYEVCARIQGYKSKDFICLY, encoded by the coding sequence ATGATTGATCCACTGACATCAAAATGGTTACCACGAGACCTTAAACGAGAACTTCAAGCTATTGATAATGGGACTTTCATATCAATTTATCATGGAAAGGGACCACGAAGCAGGTTAGTCCAGGAATGGCTGAATCTGGCGGGACACCATATCGCCATTGATTCTGATTTTGGCCAGGCGACAGAGCTAGCAGTCAGGGCCTTTCGTGCACAAAACAATTTAAGCACCGGCAACAATACGGTAGATGGCAAGGTTGACAGCGACTTGTTTCGAATTCTGATCGAGCCAATGTTATCGGTATTACAACCCCTGCCACCAATCAATGGCAGCTTAGGAAGTATGGTAGTCGAATACGCTAACAACCACCTCCAAAGACATCCAGTCGAAGTCGGTGGCCAGAATCGTGGGCCCTGGGTACGCTTATATATGAATGGAAAAGAGGGCTACAACTGGCCTTGGTGTGCGGGATTCGTCACCTTCATACTACGTCAGGCATGTGACACACTAAGAATAAGCATGCCTATTAAAGGGTCGTTTTCTTGTGATAGCTTGGCGGCACAAGCGCAAGCCAAAGGTCTCTTCGTTAGTGAAGCAAAGAGAAGCTTTTCTAATTTAAGTGACGTAGCCATTTTTTTGAACCGAAGAACCTCAACAGACTGGATACACACTGGCTTTGTAACTCGATTTTCTGATGGAACCTTTGACACCATAGAAGGCAACACCAACGATGAGGGCAGCCGGGAAGGCTATGAGGTATGTGCCAGAATACAAGGCTACAAGTCAAAGGACTTCATTTGTTTATATTAA
- a CDS encoding DUF5675 family protein, producing MIEAMMIRDEIRSGCILSTLTVKEERFQILERPWLDNRPNVSCIPAGVYEATFMERSSSGKYRNVYWLRDVPNRTGILIHHGNVVADTRGCLLIGDRRGWLAGERAVLNSRSALRVFVELLNREPMRLAIQGEH from the coding sequence ATGATCGAGGCGATGATGATCCGGGATGAAATTCGCTCAGGATGCATTCTTAGTACGCTGACGGTGAAAGAAGAGAGGTTTCAGATCCTCGAGCGGCCCTGGTTGGATAATCGGCCGAATGTCAGTTGCATTCCCGCCGGCGTCTATGAAGCGACCTTTATGGAGCGCTCCAGCAGCGGCAAATACAGGAATGTGTATTGGCTGCGGGATGTGCCAAATCGCACAGGCATTCTGATTCACCACGGCAATGTGGTTGCCGATACCCGGGGATGCCTGCTGATCGGCGACCGTCGAGGCTGGCTCGCTGGCGAGCGGGCGGTGCTTAACTCCCGCTCAGCGCTTCGGGTATTCGTTGAACTGCTGAATCGGGAGCCAATGCGACTGGCCATCCAGGGAGAACACTAA
- a CDS encoding DUF6127 family protein, whose translation MTETNLSVPEDILLLRREELDELLDHAAEKGALRVLSHLGLENGHAARDIRELRDLLEAWRDARRTAWRTLVKAMTTGLLAALLVGAAIKLRLFQS comes from the coding sequence ATGACGGAGACGAATCTCTCTGTGCCCGAAGACATCCTGCTGTTGCGGCGGGAAGAACTGGACGAACTACTCGATCATGCGGCGGAAAAAGGCGCCTTGCGCGTTCTGTCTCATCTTGGATTAGAGAACGGTCATGCCGCTCGCGACATCAGAGAACTACGAGACTTGCTTGAAGCTTGGCGCGATGCTCGACGCACCGCCTGGCGCACGCTGGTGAAAGCCATGACCACCGGCCTGCTGGCGGCGCTTTTGGTGGGCGCCGCGATTAAACTCAGACTATTCCAATCCTGA
- a CDS encoding DUF2793 domain-containing protein, which translates to MPAHTDPNLGLHYGWSSGESGWAAGMDANLKRLGALVGLSVKGRHLSAPPATAQDGDRYLIPVNATGEWKNKAGQVAVRIQNAWDYYTPKTGWLCFVEEEARLCAYTGTDWSGGVSL; encoded by the coding sequence ATGCCTGCACACACCGACCCCAATTTGGGCCTGCACTATGGCTGGAGCTCCGGCGAATCCGGCTGGGCCGCGGGGATGGACGCCAACCTTAAACGCCTGGGCGCGCTGGTGGGCTTATCCGTGAAGGGACGACACCTGAGCGCTCCGCCTGCAACGGCACAGGACGGCGATCGTTATCTGATTCCCGTCAATGCGACCGGGGAATGGAAGAACAAGGCCGGACAGGTCGCCGTCCGTATTCAAAACGCCTGGGACTATTACACACCTAAAACTGGCTGGCTGTGCTTTGTGGAAGAGGAAGCCAGGCTTTGCGCTTATACCGGAACGGATTGGAGCGGCGGCGTCTCGCTCTGA